The following proteins come from a genomic window of Botrytis cinerea B05.10 chromosome 14, complete sequence:
- the Bcnrps9 gene encoding Bcnrps9 has protein sequence MDRDYAQRLLQNFQEALHSIFRDIGTTVSRLELISENQKQQILERNFRVPEGLNRCVHELVSERIQKQLSAVAIDAWDGSLTYEELDDRTSHFAQYLVNIGVGPEVPVGVCMDKSKLVPVAMLAILRAGGAVVPIGVGEPIARVQAIFADSSPVAVIGDGKQVSRLSGLGTQLLNIIDIIADESSSSSSSSSSSSSTTTTTTRGTRPEPENTAWIFYTSGSTGTPKGVLVEHRALATSMRAHGIALNLSQEDRVLQFAAHTFDVSLFELFTTLIYGGCVCIPNETNRVNDLAGSVLRLQANVLSLTPSMTSMITPADVPMVRKLILFGEEVKVSVLEAWLGKAYIFNAYGPTESSIFASVSKPFQSVKDLANIGFPMNVNFWVTDPQNPGRLCPPGAPGELLIEGPLLARGYLNDKAKTATAYIYDPAFASLLGIGPGRRFYRTGDIVRQNNDSSMSYLGRRDTQMKIRGQRLDVSEVEHWIIKSLDGVIRAVVGLLPADKKDTFSSGGAILFAAVEFSKHTAFDPLGDREILPASDELREGLKLLRNTLQAKLPSYMIPTFYIPFRSIPLTSSAKTDRKMVNRLVSELDTAALQEYVSEDSSDNDQMLLTKTGQKLKALWAAVLGVSSSSIRASDNFLYRGGDSLLAIKLVEMARLEHLHMTVKDVLGFPRLEDLAQILDERNAAGKVDSAQGEERSDPPPFSLWQPSSRDREAELADIAIQCGLSTEDIEDIYPCTSLQQSMLAATQLRPTAYLVRQTYALSDSIDFSRFRTMWDIMVQQSPVMRTHILLGQRSGSLQVLSKKAPIWQTHDDLKEYVADDQARAMAIGQPLMRFALVHEKSNGVRYFVWTAHHSVYDGWSSQLIYKRLAALYLHDEMPPTVPFTRFIAYQQRMKEVDGIETASYWRNQLGGEIPSAFPPMPSSFYQPKPAALLRSEISTSMFSHSRSGFSLADVLRAGWAMTLGQYLGTNDLVFGATLSGRNAPVAEITELIAPTITTLPVRVRVDQEAQVSSYLRTIQSQAVEMIPFEHTGLEDIRRLGPDLQPATDINHALVIEPPYARNGEGAIEVPGLELVDTSMNEFDTFALTIQCQIPSQRGASIKLEARFDSHVVSEAQVAVLLRQFEHWVSQFLDETNHERQLRSLEEITSADLAKIKKQNAAIPVRDMICLHHLIRDVVKEQPDSPAVCAWDGDFTYKELWANARRLARYLSSLGVGPESRVAVCMNKSRWTVVSILGILESGGVVVMLRSQSPLEQAKALVEDCQAAVMLTNAGHTDRFTGSGPCIVEVSGTLLASLPDPIVDKPICPALTPDHPAWIVYTSGSTGLPKGCLLVHGGLATSLPAHGRATRWSKESRTLQFASHEFDVTLQEIMTTLIFKGCVCIPSEDQRVNSLSQAIRDMNVNQMVLTPTVASMINPADVPSITQLQVAGELIKPSVVERWIDHAEVVNIYGPSECSVYSSCGKPMQRIEDAPVIGYPLENCNFWVTSTTDHNRLCPIGIPGELLIENSWQARGYVNNPELTAQCFVVEPGFIKQLGLDKAERRMYRTGDLVQQNHNGSYTYIGRIGSEVKFRGHRVDLGRIEYWIGKLLAGVQTIIVDLVDLQAGKKANDLVAVIDFIEGCDLLDVDQTEEIDGVTIIAPSSKIQKALCDLRDGLVDKLPSYMVPTAFMPWKKIPLTPSGKTNKKVVRQLLTNLESGSPLLQRYLAGEGIKKGPQTKMGKQLQQLWAEVLSIDADSIGSQDHFTRLGGDSLAAMKLVASARQVGLQLTVASIFTHPILEEYTRILETEQEAGLFNVAEEDPAPFELMPENPSSPGGFESRLVDFAAQCQVASDQITDVYPCTPMQEALLAITARQPTAYTYRQVFRARGEDVDIVRFQAAWEAVARTLPILRTRMVLDSNSGFLQTVVDGPLSWHIGGDLDSYLAVDKVAGFKLGDPLLRCAIVEEQSSGDKCFVLTTHHSMFDKWSIGKILNRYLLPAYYGREIPKAIPYPRFIRHVLDTDLDAASQFWTQTLADAKSYTNFPSIPSFSFYEPKPTSLLKQIVRIDGVAGLQTPFPSLLRAAWALTVAQYAGVEDVVFAVNLSGRSAPVADITELAAPTFTTVPVRTKVHGLQRVRDFLDNVHREGVEMIPFEHVGLQRIKRLVPTFNPANPRHLFLVHTAADTDLDDPSLEMPGFEQVHLTMEALDDYPLSVLCKLDERKGEAEVAARFDSAVISDDQVQAVLRQFEHNVAQLAGNSASEEQMVGDLPLANSYDLNKIAGWNLTGQWPSLGCVHDLVIKTVGTNPDSQAVCSWDGDLTYQQLDGAARSLAQLLIAEGGVGPEIAVGLCMDKSRWAMVAILAILYAGGAVVPLGVQLPPERISVILQDSSPAMVLCDESKADRFQSLGYKSVTVNEAALADLPKSYDGRHSVVPSKSVRAEDTAWIMYTSGSTGLPKGVTLEHRGIYNAILSKGTDLNVDPSYRIFQFAAFTFDVSISDILMAWTFGGVVCLPLEDERMNDLVGSLQRLNCNFALLTASTTALIPPAEVPQMKMLVLGGEAIAPALIEKWLLGSNATLANSYGPTECSITTTINFGVTDETGSSIIGRPIRGTQNWIVDTHNYNRLVPIGAVGELLIEGPQVARGYRNDPVKTSAAFITDPGFTADVGPRKSGRRMYRSGDLVRYNADGNITILGRSDSQIKIRGQRVDLGEIESCIVKLVPKVRTAVVEYLHISDNQHALVAAVEFLDNDNDDDVAGYSAWLKKSLAKRLPAYMVPRLYLQIDKIPKNASGKIDRKAVRQFMMGEGNQIADAKSRSASKTGKVDTDREAVVRKLWAAVLGVEAETIDRHDNFFDIGGDSISAMKVVATARAETLDLHVLDIFENPVLFKMAVVAKSLTRSALEATSPCLYRPFQLLDDVDNNNIDAFLDEIICPITGTGKESIQDVFPTTDAVAFSVAGALTAAQTEVNTFILDTDRGLDLVRLQQSCMLLAQHIEAFRTAFAFDIRNGRLLQIILKSYQHNVLVVKAAGSLEDATESLYEGHMCRQPLRLGTPMVNMAILQQDESKKTRILLRMSHAIYDAMSLPIILDTLRKLYHQPDDYEPLLSGSFAHYVADLNRQTSDTSYSYWRSLLDGSTMPELIPATEFDHHQSPLRMAFTKNKVISVPKSKGEGFTTSTLISCAWAHVLAQYTGKNDVVFGDTISGRNVVDPSISSIVVGCCATNVPMRIRFADSSGQHSIHQLLNQVRDQQRNRIPHEGVGFRSMIRECTEWSPATRLTSVVNHRPAKPASKSASGQIDFQVSTITTEMKPLTTWYDLAVISQENDGTVEMSLGYSTRAFHPDTAQALLEDLADTVHILLNAGPSKSDQIALLGTEIMPRSSFNFASLRPVRSSKEQSPSQRKSSNAISTNKLNDSSLSILDTIWFSVFTSKRTTSVGTLPPDAPTPDMCYLPFYQLGGDLLDAAHLIAIIQRRIKTTPDAEVNGDAISISHAQVTIDDVLHHPSLMGFASVLNQKQLHLI, from the coding sequence TGGGCCAGAAGTCCCAGTGGGAGTCTGTATGGACAAATCCAAGCTCGTGCCGGTCGCCATGCTCGCTATCTTACGGGCTGGCGGTGCTGTTGTTCCCATCGGGGTGGGAGAACCCATTGCTCGTGTCCAGGCCATTTTTGCCGACTCGTCCCCCGTGGCCGTAATTGGCGATGGGAAACAAGTCAGCCGACTTTCTGGACTGGGCACTCAGCTTCTGAATATAATCGACATTATAGCGGACGAGTCATCAagttcatcatcatcatcatcatcatcatcatcaaccacAACAACCACCACACGAGGGACGCGACCAGAGCCGGAAAATACCGCATGGATCTTTTACACGTCTGGCTCCACTGGAACACCAAAGGGTGTATTGGTAGAGCATCGAGCCCTGGCAACAAGCATGCGTGCCCATGGTATCGCACTGAACCTGTCTCAAGAGGACAGGGTACTCCAGTTTGCGGCGCATACATTCGACGTATCCCTATTTGAGTTATTCACCACACTCATCTATGGAGGCTGCGTCTGTATACCTAATGAGACGAATCGTGTCAACGACCTGGCAGGTTCAGTGCTTCGTCTACAGGCAAACGTTCTTTCCCTCACCCCAAGCATGACATCGATGATCACACCCGCGGATGTCCCAATGGTTCGAAAACTGATTttgtttggagaagaagtcaAAGTGAGCGTATTAGAGGCCTGGCTCGGAAAGGcatatatcttcaatgcCTACGGTCCAACCGAGAGCTCTATATTTGCCAGTGTCAGCAAGCCGTTCCAGAGCGTGAAAGACCTGGCGAATATTGGATTCCCCATGAACGTGAACTTTTGGGTCACCGATCCACAGAATCCAGGGCGGCTATGTCCTCCAGGAGCTCCGGGCGAGCTATTGATCGAGGGCCCACTGCTGGCCCGAGGATATCTCAACGACAAAGCCAAGACAGCTACTGCTTACATCTACGATCCAGCATTTGCATCTCTACTAGGTATTGGGCCCGGGAGACGCTTCTACCGTACTGGAGATATTGTACGGCAGAACAATGATTCCTCTATGAGCTATCTCGGTCGAAGAGACACGCAAATGAAGATCCGCGGCCAGCGACTTGATGTGTCCGAGGTTGAGCACTGGATTATAAAGTCCCTCGATGGTGTAATACGGGCCGTCGTTGGCCTTTTACCTGCAGATAAGAAAGACACATTCTCCTCAGGAGGTGCCATCTTGTTTGCTGCCGTTGAATTTTCCAAACACACCGCCTTTGATCCCTTGGGGGATAGAGAAATTCTCCCAGCGTCCGATGAGCTTCGCGAAGGACTCAAGCTGCTGCGGAATACATTGCAAGCGAAGCTTCCCTCCTACATGATTCCCACTTTCTACATTCCCTTCAGGAGTATACCCCTGACTTCGTCTGCCAAAACGGACCGCAAAATGGTTAACCGGCTGGTTAGTGAGTTGGACACCGCCGCCCTACAGGAATATGTTTCTGAGGACTCAAGCGACAATGACCAGATGCTGCTGACGAAGACTGGGCAGAAGCTCAAAGCTCTGTGGGCGGCTGTCCTCGGTGTGAGCAGCTCGTCCATCAGAGCAAGCGACAATTTCCTTTATCGAGGGGGAGATTCTCTCCTAGCTATCAAACTGGTGGAAATGGCTAGATTAGAACACCTTCACATGACAGTAAAGGATGTTTTGGGCTTCCCTAGACTTGAAGACCTTGCACAAATTCTTGATGAACGCAACGCAGCTGGCAAGGTTGACTCTGCTCAAGGGGAAGAGCGAAGTGACCCtccccctttctctctctggCAGCCATCCTCGAGAGATAGAGAGGCGGAACTTGCAGACATTGCCATCCAGTGCGGCCTGAGTACCGAAGACATTGAGGATATTTATCCCTGTACCTCATTACAGCAGAGCATGTTGGCTGCCACGCAGCTACGCCCGACGGCGTATCTCGTGCGCCAAACCTACGCTCTCTCGGATTCTATCGATTTCTCGCGCTTCCGAACAATGTGGGACATCATGGTCCAACAGAGCCCCGTGATGCGAACTCACATATTACTAGGACAGCGCTCAGGATCTTTGCAGGTGCTATCAAAGAAGGCTCCCATATGGCAGACCCATGATGACTTGAAGGAGTATGTTGCAGATGACCAAGCACGCGCCATGGCCATTGGTCAGCCGCTCATGCGTTTTGCTTTGGTGCACGAGAAGTCGAATGGTGTCCGTTATTTTGTGTGGACAGCGCATCACTCGGTCTACGATGGCTGGAGCTCTCAGTTAATCTATAAGCGACTGGCGGCTCTTTATCTCCATGACGAGATGCCTCCTACGGTCCCCTTCACAAGGTTTATTGCGTACCAGCAACGCATGAAAGAGGTTGATGGAATCGAGACCGCCTCCTACTGGCGCAACCAGCTTGGAGGAGAAATCCCGTCAGCCTTCCCTCCTATGCCGTCTTCTTTCTACCAGCCGAAGCCTGCCGCCTTGCTTCGCTCCGAGATAAGCACTTCAATGTTCAGTCATTCGAGGTCTGGGTTCTCACTTGCTGACGTCCTGAGGGCTGGTTGGGCTATGACTCTAGGTCAATACCTAGGCACAAACGATCTGGTCTTCGGAGCGACTCTTTCTGGCAGGAATGCCCCCGTCGCGGAGATCACCGAGCTTATCGCACCCACCATTACTACTTTGCCGGTTCGAGTGCGTGTCGATCAGGAAGCACAGGTTTCTAGCTATCTCAGAACTATACAGTCCCAGGCAGTAGAAATGATACCCTTTGAGCATACGGGATTGGAAGACATCAGACGCCTTGGTCCCGATCTCCAGCCTGCGACGGATATCAACCATGCTCTTGTTATTGAACCACCATATGCTAGGAATGGAGAGGGAGCAATCGAGGTTCCCGGCTTAGAGCTGGTGGATACCTCCATGAACGAGTTTGACACATTTGCTCTCACCATTCAGTGCCAAATCCCCAGCCAGCGAGGAGCCTCGATCAAGCTCGAGGCTCGTTTCGACAGTCACGTTGTAAGCGAGGCTCAGGTGGCTGTGCTTCTTCGCCAGTTTGAGCACTGGGTTTCACAGTTCCTCGACGAGACAAACCACGAGAGGCAGCTGCGCAGCCTGGAGGAAATCACCTCTGCAGATTTAGCCAAAATTAAGAAACAAAATGCTGCGATACCGGTGCGGGACATGATCTGCCTGCACCACCTAATAAGGGATGTAGTCAAAGAACAGCCAGACTCACCAGCGGTCTGTGCCTGGGACGGTGACTTTACATACAAAGAACTCTGGGCTAACGCTAGGAGGCTTGCACGATATCTTTCTAGCCTTGGAGTGGGTCCCGAATCTAGGGTGGCGGTTTGCATGAATAAGTCTAGGTGGACTGTCGTGTCCATCTTGGGTATCCTAGAATCAGGGGGGGTGGTTGTCATGCTGCGCTCGCAGTCCCCATTGGAGCAAGCCAAGGCTCTCGTGGAGGATTGTCAAGCAGCTGTCATGTTGACCAATGCAGGACACACGGATAGGTTCACCGGCTCGGGGCCTTGTATTGTTGAGGTGAGTGGCACTTTGTTAGCCAGCCTCCCGGACCCCATCGTGGATAAGCCTATATGTCCGGCTCTTACCCCAGATCACCCCGCATGGATTGTGTACACATCCGGAAGTACAGGGTTGCCAAAGGGATGCCTTCTGGTCCATGGCGGTCTTGCCACCAGTCTGCCGGCACACGGAAGAGCGACACGCTGGTCCAAGGAGTCCCGTACGCTCCAATTCGCATCTCATGAGTTTGATGTCACTCTGCAAGAAATCATGACGACTCTCATCTTCAAAGGATGTGTCTGCATTCCCTCGGAAGACCAACGAGTCAACTCGCTTTCACAGGCCATCAGGGACATGAATGTCAACCAGATGGTGCTGACCCCAACCGTGGCATCCATGATCAATCCGGCCGATGTTCCGTCTATAACTCAGCTGCAAGTCGCCGGCGAACTGATCAAGCCAAGTGTTGTCGAGCGCTGGATTGATCACGCCGAGGTAGTTAACATCTATGGTCCGTCCGAGTGCTCCGTCTACTCGTCCTGCGGCAAGCCGATGCAAAGAATCGAAGATGCACCCGTTATTGGATACCCGCTGGAGAACTGTAACTTTTGGGTCACTAGCACCACCGACCACAACCGCTTGTGTCCCATTGGCATCCCCGGTGAGCTTCTCATTGAGAACTCCTGGCAGGCCCGGGGCTATGTGAACAACCCTGAGCTGACGGCGCAATGCTTTGTGGTTGAGCCCGGATTCATCAAGCAACTAGGGTTAGATAAGGCTGAAAGGCGAATGTATCGGACCGGCGATCTTGTTCAGCAGAATCACAACGGATCCTACACTTACATCGGCCGCATAGGCAGCGAAGTCAAGTTTCGTGGGCACAGAGTTGACCTGGGCCGAATTGAGTATTGGATCGGCAAGCTTCTCGCCGGGGTGCAGACGATTATTGTCGATCTGGTCGATCTACAAGCTGGGAAGAAGGCGAATGATCTTGTAGCTGTGATCGACTTCATCGAAGGCTGTGACTTGTTGGACGTTGACCAAACCGAGGAGATTGATGGGGTCACCATTATTGCTCCTTCCAGTAAGATCCAAAAGGCCCTATGTGACCTCAGGGACGGGTTGGTAGACAAGCTCCCAAGCTACATGGTGCCGACCGCATTTATGCCCTGGAAGAAAATCCCCTTGACACCATCTGGCAAGACAAATAAAAAGGTTGTGCGTCAGCTGTTGACGAATCTCGAGTCAGGTTCGCCCTTGCTGCAACGCTATCTTGCTGGTGAAGGTATCAAGAAAGGCCCTCAAACCAAGATGGGCAAGCAGCTTCAGCAGCTATGGGCTGAGGTCCTCTCCATCGATGCCGATTCAATCGGTTCCCAAGACCACTTTACGCGACTTGGTGGCGATTCCTTGGCGGCCATGAAACTTGTCGCATCCGCTCGCCAGGTCGGTCTTCAATTGACTGTTGCTTCCATATTTACGCATCCCATCTTGGAGGAATATACTCGAATCCTGGAAACCGAGCAGGAGGCCGGCCTCTTCAACGTAGCAGAGGAGGATCCTGCTCCCTTCGAGTTGATGCCGGAGAATCCAAGTAGTCCCGGCGGCTTTGAATCTCGACTGGTAGACTTTGCTGCTCAATGCCAGGTGGCCTCTGACCAGATTACTGATGTATATCCTTGCACCCCTATGCAAGAAGCGCTGCTCGCCATCACGGCAAGACAACCGACGGCTTACACATATCGCCAAGTATTCCGAGCCAGGGGAgaggatgttgatattgtcaGGTTTCAGGCTGCATGGGAAGCGGTAGCCAGAACACTGCCCATCCTTCGCACTCGAATGGTGCTGGACAGCAACAGTGGCTTTCTACAGACAGTGGTCGACGGGCCCCTATCATGGCACATTGGTGGCGATCTGGACAGCTACCTTGCCGTGGACAAAGTCGCGGGCTTCAAACTGGGCGACCCTCTTCTCCGCTGTGCAATTGTCGAGGAGCAGAGCTCAGGGGACAAGTGCTTTGTCTTGACCACCCACCATAGCATGTTTGACAAATGGAGTATCGGGAAGATACTGAACCGCTACCTCTTACCGGCCTATTATGGACGTGAAATTCCGAAGGCTATCCCGTACCCGAGATTCATTCGCCACGTCCTTGACACCGACTTGGACGCCGCATCGCAATTCTGGACCCAGACGTTGGCAGATGCTAAGTCCTATACCAATTTCCCCTCGATTCCTTCTTTTAGCTTCTATGAGCCCAAGCCTACCTCGCTCCTGAAGCAGATAGTCCGTATAGACGGAGTCGCGGGGCTGCAAACGCCCTTCCCCAGTCTTCTCAGGGCAGCATGGGCTTTGACAGTAGCACAATATGCCGGCGTCGAAGATGTCGTGTTTGCCGTCAATCTTTCAGGCCGCTCGGCGCCTGTGGCAGACATCACGGAGCTCGCGGCCCCAACGTTTACCACCGTCCCCGTCCGGACTAAAGTACACGGCCTGCAAAGGGTCCGGGACTTCTTGGACAATGTTCACCGCGAAGGCGTGGAGATGATACCATTTGAGCACGTTGGACTCCAGAGAATCAAAAGACTCGTTCCAACTTTCAACCCAGCTAACCCCAGACACTTATTCCTTGTACACACCGCGGCAGATACGGACCTGGACGATCCGTCACTTGAAATGCCTGGCTTTGAGCAGGTACATCTGACGATGGAGGCGCTCGATGACTACCCGCTTTCAGTCTTGTGCAAGTTGGATGAGCGCAAGGGAGAGGCTGAAGTGGCGGCTCGGTTCGACAGCGCCGTCATCTCCGACGACCAGGTCCAAGCGGTTTTGCGACAATTCGAGCATAACGTCGCCCAGCTTGCTGGAAATTCCGCTTCCGAGGAGCAGATGGTGGGAGATCTTCCTCTGGCCAACTCATACGATCTAAATAAGATTGCCGGTTGGAACCTCACCGGCCAATGGCCCTCCCTTGGCTGTGTTCATGATCTGGTCATCAAGACAGTTGGAACCAACCCTGACTCTCAAGCCGTTTGCAGCTGGGATGGGGATCTTACTTATCAGCAGCTTGATGGAGCGGCCAGAAGTCTTGCCCAGCTACTCATCGCAGAAGGAGGCGTGGGCCCTGAAATAGCAGTCGGGCTCTGCATGGACAAGTCCCGATGGGCCATGGTGGCTATACTGGCCATTCTATATGCCGGCGGCGCAGTGGTGCCGCTTGGAGTTCAACTGCCGCCGGAGAGAATCAGTGTCATTCTACAGGACTCGTCTCCAGCCATGGTACTTTGTGACGAGTCCAAGGCAGACAGGTTCCAATCGCTGGGCTACAAGAGCGTAACTGTCAATGAAGCAGCACTCGCTGACTTGCCCAAGTCATACGATGGCCGCCATTCTGTTGTTCCCTCGAAATCAGTCCGAGCCGAAGACACGGCTTGGATTATGTACACATCTGGCAGCACAGGACTTCCCAAGGGTGTGACCCTGGAGCATAGAGGCATATATAACGCCATCCTGAGCAAAGGCACCGACTTAAACGTGGACCCGAGTTACCGTATATTCCAATTTGCTGCCTTCACCTTTGATGTCTCTATTAGCGACATTCTCATGGCATGGACATTTGGGGGAGTTGTATGCTTGCCTTTGGAGGACGAGCGGATGAACGATCTGGTCGGGTCCCTGCAGCGACTGAACTGCAACTTTGCACTCCTCACAGCTAGCACGACGGCGCTGATCCCCCCGGCCGAGGTCCCGCAAATGAAGATGCTGGTACTGGGTGGTGAAGCTATCGCCCCAGCCTTGATTGAAAAGTGGCTCCTGGGTTCGAATGCCACCCTGGCCAACAGCTACGGTCCGACCGAGTGCTCCATCACAACAACCATAAATTTTGGAGTGACAGATGAGACCGGTTCATCCATCATTGGCAGACCCATCCGCGGAACCCAAAACTGGATCGTGGACACTCATAACTACAACCGACTTGTGCCCATTGGCGCAGTGGGAGAGCTTCTTATCGAGGGCCCACAAGTCGCGCGTGGGTATCGCAACGACCCTGTCAAGACCTCGGCAGCATTTATCACGGATCCTGGCTTCACTGCAGACGTTGGCCCCAGGAAATCTGGGCGTCGAATGTATCGTAGTGGAGACCTAGTGCGATACAACGCCGATGGTAATATCACCATTCTGGGGAGAAGCGATTCGCAGATCAAGATTCGCGGCCAGCGGGTTGACCTGGGCGAGATTGAATCGTGCATTGTGAAACTCGTGCCCAAGGTCCGAACGGCCGTGGTAGAGTATCTGCACATCAGTGACAATCAACACGCACTCGTTGCTGCAGTTGAGTTCCTCGACAACGATAACGACGACGACGTGGCAGGCTATTCGGCATGGCTCAAAAAATCTCTAGCTAAGAGACTGCCGGCATACATGGTTCCGAGATTATATCTGCAAATAGACAAGATACCGAAGAACGCCTCCGGGAAGATCGACCGCAAAGCCGTCCGCCAGTTTATGATGGGCGAGGGCAACCAGATCGCTGATGCAAAGTCTCGAAGCGCCTCGAAAACTGGAAAGGTCGACACGGACAGGGAGGCCGTCGTCCGTAAGCTATGGGCAGCCGTGCTTGGGGTCGAGGCAGAGACAATCGACCGACATGATAACTTTTTCGACATCGGCGGTGACTCTATTAGCGCCATGAAAGTCGTTGCTACTGCAAGAGCAGAGACTCTTGATCTTCATGTGCTGGACATTTTTGAGAATCCAGTCTTGTTCAAAATGGCAGTTGTCGCAAAAAGTCTGACTAGATCGGCACTTGAAGCGACTTCACCGTGCCTTTACCGTCCTTTCCAGCTACTCGACGATGTGGACAACAATAATATCGACGCCTTCCTTGATGAGATCATCTGCCCCATCACTGGGACCGGAAAGGAATCGATTCAGGATGTGTTCCCTACCACTGACGCCGTTGCCTTCAGCGTGGCAGGAGCATTGACCGCGGCCCAGACAGAAGTAAACACATTTATCCTAGATACGGATCGCGGCCTCGATCTAGTTCGACTACAGCAAAGCTGCATGCTACTAGCGCAGCATATCGAAGCTTTTCGCACTGCTTTCGCGTTTGATATTCGCAACGGAAGGCTTCTCCAGATCATATTGAAGTCCTATCAGCACAATGTGCTCGTGGTCAAGGCTGCTGGCTCGCTGGAAGATGCCACCGAGAGCTTATATGAAGGGCACATGTGCCGTCAACCTCTTCGACTCGGCACACCTATGGTGAACATGGCTATTCTTCAACAAGATGAGAGCAAAAAGACCCGCATACTATTGCGCATGTCACATGCTATATACGACGCCATGTCTCTTCCAATCATCCTAGACACCCTCCGCAAATTGTACCATCAACCGGACGATTATGAGCCGCTCTTATCAGGCTCTTTCGCCCACTACGTCGCAGATCTGAATCGACAGACAAGTGACACAAGCTACAGCTATTGGCGGAGCTTGCTTGATGGGTCCACCATGCCCGAGCTCATTCCAGCGACAGAGTTCGACCATCACCAGAGCCCCTTGCGCATGGCCTTTACCAAAAACAAGGTGATATCAGTGCCTAAATCAAAGGGAGAGGGTTTTACCACCTCCACCCTCATCAGCTGTGCATGGGCACATGTCCTAGCCCAGTATACGGGGAAGAACGATGTGGTGTTTGGAGATACCATTTCCGGGAGAAACGTGGTCGACCCGTCTATAAGCAGTATCGTTGTCGGCTGCTGTGCAACCAACGTCCCTATGCGCATCAGGTTTGCTGATAGCTCCGGCCAACATTCGATCCATCAACTGTTGAACCAAGTGCGAGATCAGCAGCGGAATCGCATTCCTCATGAGGGTGTTGGTTTCCGTTCAATGATCCGGGAGTGTACGGAGTGGTCCCCGGCTACTCGCCTTACCTCCGTCGTCAATCACCGACCAGCCAAGCCAGCGTCCAAGTCAGCCAGCGGACAAATCGATTTCCAAGTGAGCACCATCACCACTGAAATGAAACCACTCACGACTTGGTACGATCTCGCTGTCATCTCCCAGGAGAACGATGGCACTGTTGAGATGAGTCTGGGTTACTCGACAAGGGCATTCCACCCGGATACGGCTCAGGCGCTGCTGGAAGATCTTGCCGACACTGTTCACATTCTTTTGAATGCTGGGCCTTCTAAATCTGACCAAATCGCCCTTCTTGGAACAGAAATTATGCCAAGatcttccttcaatttcgCCTCGTTGCGACCGGTTAGGAGTTCTAAAGAGCAGAGTCCAAGCCAAAGAAAATCAAGCAACGCCATTTCCACCAACAAACTCAACGATTCTAGTCTCAGTATTCTCGATACAATCTGGTTCTCCGTCTTTACTTCAAAACGCACAACAAGCGTGGGAACGTTACCGCCCGATGCGCCTACTCCAGACATGTGTTACCTGCCGTTCTACCAACTAGGAGGCGACCTTCTCGATGCCGCCCATTTAATCGCCATAATACAACGCAGGATTAAGACCACCCCCGACGCGGAAGTGAATGGGGACGCCATTTCAATTTCGCACGCGCAAGTGACAATCGATGatgttcttcatcatcccaGTCTAATGGGATTTGCTAGCGTtttgaatcaaaaacaaCTTCATTTAATTTAG